Proteins from a single region of Desulfobacterales bacterium:
- the mutS gene encoding DNA mismatch repair protein MutS, which translates to MVEVAKETPMIKQYLSIKENHLDSILFYRMGDFFEMFFDDAVTASKVLDIALTSRNKSDNIPIPMCGVPARAADNYIGKLVNSGYKVAVCEQVEDAAEAKGLVKREVIKIVTPGMILDGSLLDEKTNNYIMSISSFNNALGISYLDISTGEFRLTESSDIKAIIDEAARIAPNEILIPESLKADSRILNIIKIFSEKRIGYLSDFYFDIAKGRELIIEHFKTRSLEGFGCENLKAGISAAAALINYVIETQKQQIEHLKGIETYFLDNYLIIDDLTCKNLELIANLRSGSRQGTLIDFIDQTVTSLGARLIKKWMRYPLRYKQNIQERLDAIEEALNKSQSRKNIRNSLKSISDMERLLSRISMNQSNGRDLISLKNSLKKLPEIFSEILNFNSVLYKFDINLNGLEEVSNLIESVIREDAPPCLNEGGIIKSGCSNELDELIQISQDSKIYLAKLEIQEREKTGINTLKVRYNKVFGYYIEVSKGQSKLVPHHYVRKQTLVNAERYITDELKKFESKVLGAEEKRIALEYEIFTNIRKEVLKYSSDILSVASFLANIDCLLSLSETAALNDYSKPEITTNGEIIIEEGRHPVVEKMITAERFVPNGIKLDNVENQIIIITGPNMAGKSTILRQTALIVLLSHIGSFVPAKKASISLTDRIFTRVGALDNLSHGQSTFMVEMEETANILNNATSQSLVIIDEIGRGTSTFDGMSIAWAVAEYLHDLKSKGVKTLFATHYHELTELEGKKARVKNFNIAVREINDEIVFLRKLIEGGTNKSYGIQVARLAGMPKKVINRAKQILFKIEKKDDLRDSLNSKATDDSINKKEIQLSLFSAKEQIIVEQLKDIDVLAITPLEALNILNELQNKANKI; encoded by the coding sequence ATGGTGGAAGTAGCAAAAGAAACCCCTATGATAAAACAATATCTTTCTATAAAGGAAAATCATTTGGATTCTATCCTTTTTTATAGAATGGGGGATTTTTTTGAAATGTTCTTTGATGATGCAGTTACTGCGTCAAAAGTTCTTGATATAGCTTTAACATCGAGAAATAAAAGTGATAATATTCCTATACCCATGTGTGGAGTCCCAGCAAGGGCGGCTGATAACTATATAGGTAAGCTTGTAAATAGTGGTTATAAAGTTGCTGTGTGTGAACAAGTTGAAGACGCTGCTGAAGCAAAAGGTCTTGTAAAAAGAGAAGTAATAAAAATTGTAACTCCAGGCATGATATTAGATGGGAGTTTACTTGATGAAAAAACTAATAACTATATTATGTCCATTAGTTCTTTCAATAATGCCTTAGGAATTTCATATTTAGACATATCAACAGGAGAATTTAGACTTACTGAGTCAAGTGATATTAAAGCCATTATCGATGAAGCAGCAAGGATAGCTCCTAATGAAATTCTTATCCCTGAATCTTTAAAAGCTGATTCAAGGATCTTAAATATTATAAAAATATTTTCTGAAAAAAGAATAGGCTATTTATCGGATTTTTATTTTGATATAGCTAAAGGAAGAGAACTTATTATTGAACATTTTAAAACACGTTCTCTTGAAGGATTTGGATGTGAAAATTTAAAAGCAGGTATAAGCGCGGCAGCCGCCCTTATTAATTACGTTATTGAAACCCAAAAACAACAAATCGAGCATTTAAAAGGAATAGAAACATATTTTTTAGATAATTATTTAATAATAGACGACTTGACCTGTAAAAATTTGGAACTAATTGCAAATCTTCGTTCAGGGTCAAGGCAAGGTACTCTTATTGATTTTATTGACCAAACAGTAACTTCCCTTGGCGCAAGGCTTATAAAAAAATGGATGAGATATCCTCTTCGCTATAAACAAAATATTCAAGAAAGATTAGATGCTATTGAAGAAGCATTAAATAAAAGCCAATCCAGAAAAAATATACGAAACAGTTTAAAATCAATATCAGACATGGAACGACTATTAAGCAGAATATCAATGAATCAATCTAATGGGCGTGACCTTATATCCCTAAAAAATTCTTTAAAAAAATTACCCGAAATTTTTTCTGAGATTTTAAATTTTAATTCGGTCCTTTACAAATTTGATATAAATCTTAATGGTTTAGAAGAAGTATCTAATTTAATAGAAAGCGTTATTAGGGAAGATGCTCCACCTTGTCTTAATGAAGGCGGCATAATAAAAAGTGGTTGTAGCAATGAATTAGACGAATTAATACAAATATCCCAAGACAGCAAAATTTATTTAGCAAAATTAGAGATTCAAGAACGGGAAAAAACAGGAATTAACACATTAAAAGTAAGATATAATAAAGTTTTTGGATATTATATAGAAGTTTCAAAGGGTCAATCAAAGCTCGTTCCCCATCATTATGTCAGGAAGCAAACCCTTGTAAATGCAGAAAGATATATCACGGATGAATTGAAAAAATTTGAATCAAAAGTGCTTGGAGCAGAAGAAAAAAGAATCGCTCTTGAATATGAGATATTCACAAATATTCGGAAAGAAGTTTTAAAATACAGCAGTGATATATTATCTGTAGCAAGTTTTTTAGCAAATATAGACTGCCTTTTATCCCTTTCTGAAACAGCCGCTTTAAATGATTATTCAAAACCTGAAATTACTACAAATGGAGAAATTATAATTGAAGAAGGCCGTCATCCTGTGGTTGAAAAAATGATAACTGCTGAGCGCTTTGTCCCTAACGGTATAAAACTTGATAATGTCGAAAATCAGATTATAATAATCACCGGACCAAATATGGCTGGAAAATCAACTATATTGAGACAAACAGCTTTAATAGTTCTTTTATCACATATAGGCTCGTTTGTTCCGGCAAAAAAAGCTTCAATCAGTCTTACAGATAGAATTTTTACAAGAGTAGGTGCTCTTGATAATTTATCCCATGGACAAAGCACTTTTATGGTAGAAATGGAAGAAACCGCTAACATATTAAATAACGCTACAAGTCAAAGCCTTGTCATTATTGATGAAATTGGAAGGGGAACCAGTACTTTTGATGGAATGAGCATTGCTTGGGCTGTTGCAGAATATCTACATGATTTAAAATCAAAAGGAGTTAAAACTCTTTTTGCAACCCATTATCACGAACTTACAGAGCTTGAAGGTAAAAAAGCAAGAGTAAAAAACTTTAACATAGCTGTTAGGGAAATAAATGATGAAATCGTATTTTTAAGAAAGCTAATTGAAGGCGGAACAAATAAGAGTTATGGTATTCAAGTTGCAAGACTTGCAGGAATGCCTAAAAAAGTGATAAATAGGGCAAAGCAAATTCTTTTTAAAATAGAAAAAAAGGACGATTTAAGAGATTCACTAAATTCTAAGGCTACTGATGATTCTATTAATAAAAAAGAAATTCAACTAAGTTTATTTTCAGCAAAAGAACAAATTATAGTTGAACAACTTAAAGATATTGATGTTTTAGCTATTACGCCACTTGAGGCTTTAAATATTTTAAATGAGCTTCAAAATAAAGCAAACAAGATTTAA
- a CDS encoding DUF1049 domain-containing protein translates to MKKNIKIKLGFFVFIAFLFLLIISQNSSFFLAKQAISINILIIKYTTSPLPIAALFIVIFILGYLIAYLLTLIEKIKNRKTIKALSDTVNSSLESITALESEVEDLKKTKSGKSEKFESDVDD, encoded by the coding sequence ATGAAAAAAAACATTAAAATTAAACTTGGATTTTTTGTTTTTATAGCATTTTTATTTCTATTGATAATTTCCCAAAACAGCTCATTCTTTTTGGCTAAACAGGCAATTTCAATAAATATTTTGATTATAAAATATACAACATCTCCTTTGCCTATAGCAGCTTTATTCATAGTTATTTTTATACTTGGTTATTTAATAGCATATTTACTTACTTTAATTGAAAAAATTAAAAATAGAAAAACGATAAAAGCACTCTCAGATACTGTAAATTCGAGTTTAGAATCAATCACAGCCCTTGAAAGCGAAGTAGAAGACTTAAAAAAAACTAAGAGTGGAAAATCTGAAAAATTCGAATCCGATGTGGATGATTAA
- a CDS encoding UPF0280 family protein, translating into MNHQPRKYRNNVYKKGLYSFRVLVKETDLLVQTEIPLEELAIRSVSEYRGYIENYIKRYPKFATTLEPWIVDGIEPAIIKDMAVCGFKAGVGPMAAVAGAVAQYVGMDLLKKSNEVIIENGGDIFIKTHDEIILGVYAGMSPLSMKIGIKINPNNNPISVCTSSGTVGHSLSFGNADAVCVISKSCPMADAAATAICNQVKKKSDISNAIGFGKQILNISGVLIIMDDKVGAWGEIEIVPIS; encoded by the coding sequence ATGAATCATCAGCCTCGAAAATATAGAAATAATGTTTACAAAAAAGGACTTTATTCCTTTAGGGTTCTCGTAAAAGAAACTGATTTATTAGTTCAAACAGAAATCCCCCTTGAAGAGTTAGCAATAAGAAGTGTTTCAGAATACAGGGGTTATATAGAAAATTACATTAAAAGATATCCTAAGTTTGCAACTACATTAGAGCCTTGGATTGTTGATGGAATAGAACCAGCTATAATTAAAGACATGGCTGTTTGTGGGTTTAAAGCAGGTGTAGGGCCAATGGCTGCTGTTGCTGGGGCTGTAGCCCAATATGTGGGGATGGATTTGTTGAAAAAATCAAATGAAGTAATAATTGAAAATGGAGGGGATATCTTTATTAAAACCCATGATGAAATCATCCTTGGAGTATATGCTGGCATGTCTCCCCTTAGCATGAAGATTGGAATAAAGATAAATCCTAATAATAACCCAATATCTGTGTGTACATCTTCAGGAACTGTAGGGCATTCACTTTCATTTGGAAACGCTGATGCTGTCTGTGTAATATCAAAATCTTGCCCTATGGCTGATGCTGCAGCAACAGCTATTTGCAATCAGGTTAAAAAAAAATCAGATATTAGTAATGCTATAGGATTTGGTAAACAAATCTTAAATATATCTGGAGTCTTAATAATCATGGATGATAAAGTAGGCGCATGGGGTGAAATTGAAATTGTGCCTATTTCTTAG
- a CDS encoding HD domain-containing protein, with protein sequence MNKQFNKQILEIIKSGLNDRESGILSTFATLSIRGLRRLHEEKVESGHRQNFAIDADRILHSLAYSRYIDKTQVFSLIQNDHITHRVLHVQLASKIARTIGRFLGLNEDLIEAIAIGHDIGHTPFGHDGEKILSEICVSMGIGRFCHNVQSVNFLDKIEGKGEGLNLCVQTLDGILCHNGEIHEEILAPDKDKSFESIEKDMVNIKNDPTMKIVPMTLEGCVVRFADTISYIGRDIEDAIRLNLIKRSDIPKISTDVFGNTNGTIVYSLVTDVIINSVQKPYISFSSEVGKSLKILKDFNYEQIYLNPKIKSHIASIKKIFSFLFEKYINDIKDNNKSSVIFKNFLDSMSETYREKYKESEIVRDFISSMTDQYFLRQAPESLRPKPVSFS encoded by the coding sequence ATGAATAAACAATTTAATAAGCAAATCCTTGAAATAATTAAATCTGGCCTTAATGATAGGGAATCTGGAATATTATCCACCTTTGCAACTTTGAGTATAAGGGGACTAAGACGTTTACATGAAGAAAAGGTTGAATCAGGCCATAGACAGAATTTTGCAATTGATGCTGATAGAATTCTTCATTCATTGGCATATTCAAGATATATTGATAAAACACAGGTCTTTTCCCTTATTCAAAATGATCATATAACCCATAGAGTTCTCCATGTTCAGCTTGCTTCCAAAATAGCAAGAACTATAGGTCGCTTTTTAGGCTTAAATGAAGATTTAATAGAAGCTATAGCAATTGGTCATGATATTGGGCATACTCCATTTGGACATGATGGAGAAAAAATATTATCTGAAATATGTGTTTCAATGGGAATAGGTCGTTTTTGCCATAATGTTCAAAGTGTAAATTTTTTAGACAAGATTGAGGGCAAAGGCGAAGGACTTAATCTTTGTGTTCAAACCCTTGACGGAATTCTATGCCATAATGGCGAAATCCATGAAGAAATATTAGCTCCAGATAAAGATAAATCCTTTGAATCCATTGAAAAAGATATGGTAAATATAAAAAACGATCCTACAATGAAGATAGTTCCTATGACGCTTGAAGGCTGTGTTGTAAGGTTTGCTGACACAATAAGTTATATTGGTAGAGATATTGAAGATGCCATAAGACTTAATCTCATTAAAAGGTCAGATATACCCAAAATTTCTACAGATGTTTTTGGAAATACAAATGGCACCATAGTATATAGCCTTGTTACAGATGTAATTATAAATAGTGTTCAAAAGCCCTATATTTCTTTTAGTTCTGAAGTTGGAAAATCATTAAAAATACTTAAAGATTTTAATTATGAACAAATTTATTTAAATCCTAAAATTAAATCCCATATAGCATCGATAAAAAAAATTTTTTCTTTTCTTTTTGAAAAATATATTAATGATATTAAAGATAATAATAAATCATCAGTTATATTTAAAAATTTTTTGGACTCAATGTCAGAAACATATAGAGAAAAATACAAAGAAAGTGAAATTGTAAGGGACTTTATTTCAAGTATGACTGACCAATATTTCCTTAGGCAAGCTCCAGAATCATTGAGGCCTAAGCCTGTTTCATTTAGTTAA
- a CDS encoding ATP-grasp domain-containing protein has protein sequence MNQFLHLNLRDDFGLKLGLTKIALEARLKECSNVLTLGVYPNFSDYNKDELQLINEAEKIYYPTLFYSDIFTAMGKPIFPSLHTYLFAQDKIKQTALFNLLSIPHPRTRVFYGERQKKKILEYFQFPFIAKIPKGSAMGRGVYLINSENDLLEYLCLAKNAYIQEYLKIDRDIRVVIIGKKVALAYFRIAPKGEFRTNVAVGGSISFDKVPDKAIDIALYTAQKCNWNDVGIDICCYDNNYYIFEANMKYGKEGFRQAGINYINFMESLIETGQI, from the coding sequence ATGAATCAATTTTTACACTTAAACCTCCGGGATGATTTTGGCTTGAAACTTGGGTTAACAAAAATTGCTTTAGAAGCAAGACTAAAAGAATGCTCGAATGTATTGACATTGGGAGTTTATCCTAATTTTAGCGATTATAATAAAGATGAACTTCAGCTTATTAACGAGGCAGAAAAAATATACTATCCGACTTTATTTTATTCGGATATTTTTACGGCTATGGGTAAACCTATATTTCCAAGCCTTCATACGTACTTGTTTGCGCAAGATAAAATAAAACAAACTGCATTGTTTAATTTGCTCAGTATCCCTCACCCACGAACAAGGGTATTTTATGGAGAACGTCAAAAGAAAAAAATACTTGAATATTTTCAATTCCCATTTATTGCAAAAATTCCTAAAGGCTCAGCAATGGGAAGGGGAGTTTATTTAATCAATAGTGAAAATGATCTTTTAGAATATTTATGTCTGGCTAAAAACGCTTATATTCAGGAATACTTAAAAATTGACAGAGATATAAGGGTTGTAATAATTGGGAAAAAAGTAGCTCTTGCATATTTTCGAATCGCACCTAAAGGGGAATTTAGAACTAATGTTGCTGTAGGAGGTAGCATAAGTTTTGATAAAGTGCCGGATAAGGCTATAGATATTGCCCTTTACACGGCTCAGAAATGTAACTGGAATGATGTAGGTATTGATATTTGTTGCTATGATAATAATTACTATATTTTTGAAGCCAATATGAAATACGGAAAGGAAGGATTCAGACAAGCTGGCATTAATTACATAAATTTTATGGAATCTTTAATTGAAACAGGACAAATATAA
- a CDS encoding tetratricopeptide repeat protein encodes MKSKYLIIFFIFILSCSSATKKMGPIVYDEVNQADEAKIYQNSDIYYNFLEAQLSSKKGNIDKSILYLKEAIKYDKESIYLKKELVSLYLKNKDMDNSEKIIKQILKSSPNDIASLITLGGIKYNKQEYDDAAKLYEKVLKIDPSQYNIYLILASVYNESNNLNKAENVYERLIKAAPHIYTGYFLLGKLLMNKGEIDKAEKQFKKVIDMRPDLIEAKLELLNIYKAKGYSEKVISMYKEILKDNPDYIQANIEFGVFCLKNDMETDAEKIFFKLGERIEENPDIIKKAIEYFVTQKEADSTAIAFEMILKGCPDNSYLHYVTGIAYEDAKNKKMAIHHFKQVKPDSEFYQKAIMGISYSYYQEGDFNGAIEILNQALTVNPENIELFLYISALYEEITEYEKAIEVLEKGFDIEPDNAKLFFRLGVLYDKMGKKQECIEAMQRAIKLDPTDANALNYLGYTYVDSESNFEEAENLIRKALKYKPNDGYITDSLGWLFYKKGMFKEAVEILENAVKLITDDSIIFEHMGDAYLKINKKDKALQYYQEALKFSKDDDDKTEIERKIHELTGFKTE; translated from the coding sequence ATGAAAAGTAAATATTTAATCATTTTTTTTATTTTTATTTTATCCTGCAGCAGTGCAACTAAAAAGATGGGTCCCATAGTTTATGACGAAGTAAACCAAGCTGATGAAGCAAAAATATATCAGAACAGCGATATTTACTACAACTTTCTTGAAGCGCAGCTAAGCTCTAAAAAAGGGAATATTGATAAATCGATTTTATACCTTAAAGAAGCTATCAAATACGATAAGGAGTCTATTTATTTAAAAAAAGAATTAGTATCTTTATATCTTAAAAATAAAGATATGGACAATTCGGAAAAAATAATTAAGCAAATCCTTAAATCAAGTCCAAATGATATAGCATCTTTAATTACCCTTGGTGGGATAAAGTATAATAAACAAGAATACGATGACGCTGCAAAATTATATGAGAAAGTTCTGAAAATAGATCCTTCCCAATATAATATTTATTTGATACTTGCGAGTGTTTACAACGAAAGCAACAATTTAAATAAAGCTGAAAACGTTTATGAAAGGCTTATTAAAGCTGCGCCTCATATATATACAGGATATTTTCTCCTTGGGAAATTACTTATGAATAAAGGAGAGATTGATAAGGCTGAAAAACAATTTAAAAAAGTTATTGATATGAGGCCTGATTTAATCGAAGCTAAACTAGAATTATTAAATATATACAAGGCTAAAGGATATAGCGAAAAAGTAATATCAATGTATAAAGAGATATTAAAAGATAATCCTGATTATATCCAAGCGAATATAGAGTTTGGAGTATTTTGCCTTAAAAATGATATGGAAACAGATGCAGAAAAAATTTTTTTTAAATTAGGAGAAAGGATTGAAGAGAATCCAGATATTATAAAAAAAGCCATTGAATATTTTGTAACCCAAAAAGAAGCTGATTCTACTGCAATCGCTTTTGAAATGATCCTAAAAGGATGCCCTGACAATTCATATTTACACTATGTAACAGGAATAGCTTATGAAGATGCAAAAAATAAAAAAATGGCTATTCATCATTTTAAGCAGGTAAAACCAGATTCTGAATTTTATCAAAAAGCTATAATGGGTATTTCATATTCATATTATCAAGAGGGTGATTTTAATGGAGCAATTGAAATATTAAATCAAGCTTTAACTGTAAATCCTGAAAACATTGAACTTTTTCTGTATATTAGTGCTTTATATGAAGAAATTACAGAATACGAAAAAGCCATTGAAGTTTTAGAAAAAGGATTTGATATAGAGCCTGATAACGCTAAATTATTTTTTAGATTAGGTGTTTTATATGACAAGATGGGTAAAAAACAAGAATGCATAGAAGCGATGCAACGAGCAATAAAGCTTGATCCTACCGATGCTAATGCATTGAACTATTTAGGATATACTTACGTTGATTCAGAAAGTAATTTTGAAGAAGCTGAAAACCTTATACGAAAAGCTTTAAAATATAAGCCAAATGATGGATATATTACTGATAGTTTAGGATGGCTTTTTTATAAAAAAGGGATGTTTAAAGAGGCTGTCGAAATTCTTGAAAATGCGGTCAAGCTTATTACTGATGATTCTATAATATTTGAGCATATGGGAGATGCTTACCTTAAAATCAATAAAAAAGATAAAGCATTACAATATTATCAGGAAGCTTTAAAATTTAGCAAAGATGATGATGATAAAACGGAAATTGAAAGAAAAATCCATGAATTAACTGGGTTCAAAACTGAATGA